A section of the Neorhizobium galegae bv. orientalis str. HAMBI 540 genome encodes:
- a CDS encoding deoxyguanosinetriphosphate triphosphohydrolase: MTIDTRALGFGSGERAVYAANPWASRGRLFPEDGSLTRSEFQRDRDRIVHTTAFRRLKHKTQVFISPDGDHYRTRLTHTIEVAQIARALARALKLDEDLAEGVALVHDFGHTPFGHTGEDALDEMLKPYGGFDHNAQSLRIVTKLERRYADFDGLNLTWESLEGLVKHNGPLLSATGEGTRGPVPQPIRDYCELHDLELASYASLEAQVAAIADDIAYNTHDIDDGLRSGLLTFEMLDDVPFLAKLMAEVRARYPHLEPSRFAHEIMRRQITHMVEDVIGVAQRNLDKVDPQSAADVRSAGHVIATFSGEMAETDRCIKKLLFSRIYRHPDIMRIRAGASQIVSDLFGAYMNDPSLMRSHYWVNHIAGLGETARARHVGDYLAGMTDTFAIKAHGELFDQTPDLR; this comes from the coding sequence ATGACGATCGATACCAGGGCGCTGGGTTTCGGCAGTGGCGAGCGCGCGGTCTACGCCGCCAACCCCTGGGCGTCGCGCGGGCGTCTGTTTCCCGAAGACGGCAGCCTGACGCGCTCGGAATTCCAGCGCGACCGCGATCGCATCGTCCACACCACCGCATTCCGGCGGCTGAAGCATAAGACGCAGGTGTTTATCAGTCCAGACGGCGACCATTACCGCACCCGGCTGACCCATACGATCGAGGTGGCGCAGATCGCCCGTGCGCTTGCCCGCGCCCTGAAGCTCGACGAGGATCTCGCCGAAGGCGTGGCGCTGGTCCACGACTTCGGCCATACGCCATTCGGCCATACCGGCGAAGATGCACTGGACGAGATGCTGAAGCCCTATGGCGGCTTCGACCATAACGCCCAGTCGCTACGCATCGTCACCAAACTTGAGCGCCGATATGCTGATTTCGACGGGCTCAATCTCACCTGGGAAAGCCTCGAAGGCCTCGTCAAGCACAATGGTCCGCTTCTCAGCGCCACCGGCGAGGGCACCCGCGGCCCCGTGCCGCAGCCGATCCGCGACTATTGTGAGCTGCATGATCTGGAACTCGCCAGCTATGCCAGCCTGGAAGCGCAGGTTGCCGCGATCGCCGACGATATCGCCTACAACACCCATGACATCGACGACGGGCTGCGCTCCGGCCTGTTGACCTTCGAGATGCTCGATGATGTGCCCTTCCTCGCCAAGCTGATGGCGGAGGTGAGGGCACGTTATCCGCATCTCGAGCCGAGCCGTTTCGCCCATGAGATCATGCGCCGGCAGATCACTCATATGGTCGAGGATGTTATCGGCGTGGCGCAGCGCAACCTCGATAAGGTGGATCCGCAGAGCGCCGCTGACGTCCGCTCCGCTGGGCATGTCATCGCCACGTTCTCCGGAGAGATGGCCGAGACCGACCGCTGCATCAAGAAGCTGCTGTTTTCGCGCATCTACCGGCATCCGGACATCATGCGCATCCGCGCCGGCGCCTCCCAGATCGTCTCGGATCTGTTCGGCGCCTATATGAATGATCCGTCGCTGATGCGCAGCCACTATTGGGTCAACCACATTGCCGGTCTCGGCGAGACCGCAAGAGCCAGGCATGTGGGCGATTATCTCGCTGGGATGACCGATACCTTCGCCATCAAGGCGCATGGCGAGCTGTTTGACCAGACTCCGGATTTGCGCTAG
- the erpA gene encoding iron-sulfur cluster insertion protein ErpA: METNVTLSNAAAKRIAEIVGNEAGKQALRVSVEGGGCSGFSYKFDLAEAPGDDDVVVANGNAKVLIDSLSLVYMAGSEIDFVDNLLGQSFQIKNPNAVASCGCGTSFSI, translated from the coding sequence ATGGAAACCAATGTAACTCTTTCAAATGCGGCGGCCAAGCGCATCGCCGAAATCGTCGGCAACGAAGCGGGCAAGCAGGCGCTGCGCGTCTCGGTCGAAGGCGGCGGCTGTTCGGGCTTCTCCTACAAGTTCGATCTCGCCGAGGCGCCTGGGGACGACGATGTGGTGGTCGCCAACGGCAATGCCAAGGTGCTGATCGACAGCCTCTCGCTCGTCTATATGGCAGGCTCGGAGATCGACTTCGTCGACAACCTGCTCGGCCAGTCCTTCCAGATCAAGAACCCGAACGCGGTTGCCAGCTGCGGCTGCGGCACCAGTTTCTCGATCTGA
- the xth gene encoding exodeoxyribonuclease III: MKIATWNINGVKARIDNLRQWLADSSPDIVCLQEIKSVDETFPRLEIEALGYHVETHGQKGFNGVALLSKTRPDEVMRGLPGGEGPDGQTDEQSRYIEGVFSVPGGAIRVASIYLPNGNPADDPVKYPYKLAWMERLRLHAQNCLLLEEPLILAGDYNVIPEPHDCFDPAAWATDALFLPQTRAAFRKLENLGLVDAVRATTDATKLYSFWDYQAGAWQKNNGIRIDHLLLSAEAADKLKSTAIEKHVRAWEKPSDHVPVIGMFDFG; encoded by the coding sequence ATGAAGATCGCCACCTGGAACATCAACGGCGTCAAGGCGCGCATCGACAACCTGCGTCAGTGGCTGGCCGATTCCTCCCCGGACATCGTCTGCCTGCAGGAAATCAAGTCTGTCGATGAGACCTTCCCGCGGCTGGAGATCGAGGCGCTCGGTTATCATGTCGAGACCCACGGCCAGAAAGGGTTCAACGGCGTTGCGCTGCTGTCGAAAACCAGGCCCGACGAGGTGATGCGCGGCCTGCCGGGCGGTGAAGGCCCGGACGGACAGACGGACGAGCAGTCGCGTTACATCGAAGGCGTCTTTTCGGTGCCGGGCGGCGCGATCCGCGTCGCCTCCATTTACCTGCCGAACGGCAATCCAGCCGACGATCCGGTCAAATATCCCTACAAGCTGGCCTGGATGGAGCGGCTGCGCCTGCATGCGCAGAATTGCCTTCTGCTCGAAGAGCCGCTGATCCTTGCCGGCGACTACAACGTCATTCCCGAGCCGCATGACTGTTTCGACCCGGCCGCCTGGGCGACGGACGCGCTTTTCCTGCCGCAGACACGCGCTGCTTTCCGCAAGCTCGAAAACCTCGGTCTCGTCGACGCGGTGCGCGCCACGACCGATGCCACCAAACTCTACTCTTTCTGGGATTATCAGGCCGGTGCCTGGCAGAAGAACAACGGCATCCGCATCGATCATCTGCTGCTATCTGCGGAAGCCGCCGACAAGCTGAAATCCACGGCGATCGAGAAACATGTGCGGGCCTGGGAAAAGCCGTCGGACCACGTGCCCGTCATCGGTATGTTCGATTTCGGCTGA
- a CDS encoding SPOR domain-containing protein, which translates to MADNNLARNRNDLPDFFADDDPLAELARIVGYDDLPVAAKPGSSSADTSASGRREPAFNLEDELLQEFERYDAPRLDPVHDIALDDAPRSFAEPASDAAVAAPPVEPEELEFVPAEPAAIELPQAFLPADSAISERDDRQFGDEEPPLAFDAVDESVVSDPIAEPAFETARVEPVFDLPDFPTAGAMSPATSIEEPAEEFDLAAELENSIAAEPVAPSQPEVKFEPEVRFVPQATFEPEAAPEPEAAFEPEAKLEPEAKFELEPKAERGKGAYIPGFRMPLTNFSVARDVSAASAQTAVIPSQAAAPVLNEYAVEPPVLDDIPSPKIEPAPAAELQVSAKAPEPQELQPAPVAAAPVASTGESAAASQTDRFSALDELIYDVQRYTLPTSNGQPLATPVANAPELAATPAVAAAAPVIATATVAMPPVAEVPSLDDKDPFSDEEFELALDGLELDLAEIVVEETQKHPVQATPAAAAAVKAEPAAPSATPIARAAPVAVAAPVVETQAVEEPESMADLPFDPAQIADSEDQVEAIAELDVPSLPAEEPEQPPAYRPDYELDIDAELATLLAAPGKSAPARKPEIDIAQKGQQAAAEASRSPAYNDLDDFERALEEDFRRSLTTPLPAAEHEELHYSDTDYIATVENARRSVRSWAMPLVLAGVVILGGAGAYAFFGSSVSGVVSGGEPVIIAADKEPIKIAPENPGGKTVPNQDKAVYDRVAGVSPKDPKQRTLISSNEEPIDVVQKTLMPDTLPLEGENDIEPTDVGETEDPRLLPQDRVAQNNASAEQQPVTVMPRKVKTMIVRPDGKLVEQEIAAPALAAPETPKLPAAGAKPVETAAAFPAKSPASTPATPARPQPLSTASNAGSSGVLPVSAPANPAAPAEHVNVVRTNPITPAVAAAPAQPNPAAAAPSPAAAQAPAPVAPVQASAPASKAPVPIARPAEQPVNVVAAVTDQGNVRAPGQQTAAAPASASNQVASLGPGDYVIQIASLPSQAEAQKSYQSLSAKFGSVIGGRGVDIKPAEIAGKGTFYRVRIPAGGKNEAVALCERYRAAGGTCLVGR; encoded by the coding sequence ATGGCCGATAACAACCTTGCGCGTAACCGGAATGATTTACCGGACTTCTTTGCCGATGATGATCCGCTGGCAGAACTCGCCCGCATCGTAGGCTACGACGATCTTCCCGTCGCCGCCAAGCCCGGATCATCTTCCGCCGATACTTCAGCGTCTGGACGGCGAGAGCCGGCATTCAATCTCGAAGACGAGCTTCTTCAGGAGTTCGAGCGCTATGACGCGCCGCGGCTCGATCCTGTTCACGATATCGCGCTTGACGATGCGCCCCGGTCATTCGCCGAGCCTGCTTCCGATGCCGCGGTGGCTGCGCCGCCGGTAGAGCCGGAGGAATTGGAGTTTGTTCCGGCTGAGCCGGCCGCGATCGAACTGCCGCAGGCTTTTCTGCCGGCCGATAGTGCGATCAGCGAACGAGACGATCGGCAGTTCGGTGACGAAGAGCCGCCATTGGCGTTTGATGCTGTCGACGAGAGCGTTGTCTCCGATCCGATAGCCGAACCGGCCTTCGAAACCGCACGTGTGGAACCCGTCTTCGATCTGCCCGATTTTCCGACGGCCGGCGCGATGTCTCCCGCCACGTCGATAGAAGAGCCGGCGGAGGAATTCGATCTCGCGGCTGAGTTGGAAAACTCGATCGCGGCCGAGCCCGTTGCTCCAAGCCAGCCCGAAGTGAAGTTCGAGCCGGAGGTCCGGTTCGTGCCGCAAGCGACCTTCGAGCCTGAAGCAGCCCCCGAACCCGAGGCAGCGTTCGAGCCTGAAGCGAAATTAGAACCCGAGGCGAAGTTTGAACTGGAGCCAAAGGCGGAGAGGGGCAAGGGCGCCTATATTCCCGGCTTCCGCATGCCGCTCACCAATTTCAGCGTGGCACGAGATGTCTCTGCGGCCTCTGCACAGACGGCTGTAATCCCTTCTCAGGCGGCTGCACCTGTACTGAATGAATATGCTGTAGAGCCTCCGGTTCTGGACGATATCCCGAGTCCGAAGATCGAGCCGGCACCGGCTGCCGAACTGCAGGTTTCTGCAAAAGCCCCGGAGCCGCAGGAACTGCAGCCTGCGCCCGTCGCAGCCGCGCCTGTTGCATCGACCGGCGAGAGTGCCGCTGCGTCGCAGACGGATCGGTTCTCCGCGCTCGATGAGCTGATCTACGACGTCCAGCGTTATACGCTGCCGACATCCAACGGACAGCCGCTCGCGACCCCTGTGGCGAACGCGCCCGAGCTTGCCGCAACGCCTGCTGTCGCAGCCGCTGCGCCCGTGATTGCCACTGCGACGGTTGCCATGCCTCCGGTTGCCGAGGTGCCGTCTCTAGACGACAAGGATCCCTTCTCTGATGAGGAATTCGAGTTGGCGCTCGATGGCCTGGAACTCGACCTTGCCGAGATCGTCGTTGAAGAGACGCAGAAACATCCGGTTCAGGCGACGCCTGCGGCGGCAGCTGCTGTAAAGGCCGAACCTGCCGCCCCTTCGGCGACGCCGATCGCGCGCGCTGCGCCCGTCGCTGTGGCGGCACCGGTTGTGGAGACGCAGGCTGTCGAAGAGCCCGAATCTATGGCCGACCTGCCGTTCGATCCGGCTCAGATTGCCGATTCCGAAGACCAGGTGGAGGCGATCGCCGAGCTCGACGTGCCGTCGCTGCCGGCAGAAGAGCCAGAACAGCCGCCGGCCTATCGTCCCGATTACGAACTCGACATCGATGCCGAGCTTGCGACGCTGCTGGCAGCCCCCGGCAAGTCGGCGCCGGCGCGCAAGCCGGAGATCGATATCGCACAGAAAGGCCAGCAGGCCGCTGCCGAAGCGAGCCGCTCGCCGGCCTATAATGATCTCGACGATTTCGAGCGTGCACTGGAAGAGGATTTTCGCCGCAGCTTGACGACGCCCCTGCCGGCGGCGGAGCATGAGGAACTGCATTATTCCGACACCGATTATATCGCGACGGTGGAGAACGCCCGCCGTTCCGTCCGCAGCTGGGCCATGCCGCTGGTTCTCGCCGGCGTCGTGATCCTTGGCGGCGCCGGCGCCTATGCGTTCTTCGGCAGCAGCGTTTCGGGTGTCGTTTCGGGCGGCGAACCGGTGATCATTGCTGCCGACAAAGAGCCGATCAAGATTGCACCGGAAAATCCGGGCGGCAAGACCGTCCCCAACCAGGACAAGGCTGTCTACGATCGCGTCGCCGGCGTCTCGCCGAAGGATCCGAAGCAGCGCACGCTGATCTCCTCCAACGAGGAGCCGATCGACGTCGTCCAGAAGACCTTGATGCCCGATACGTTGCCGCTCGAAGGCGAGAACGATATCGAGCCGACCGATGTCGGCGAGACGGAGGATCCACGCCTCCTGCCGCAGGACCGGGTTGCACAAAACAATGCTTCTGCTGAGCAGCAGCCCGTGACCGTCATGCCGCGCAAGGTCAAGACGATGATCGTCCGCCCGGACGGCAAGCTGGTCGAGCAGGAAATCGCAGCGCCAGCGCTCGCTGCACCGGAAACGCCGAAGCTGCCAGCCGCCGGCGCAAAGCCGGTCGAAACGGCTGCAGCCTTCCCCGCTAAGTCTCCTGCTTCCACGCCCGCCACACCGGCCCGTCCGCAACCCTTGTCGACCGCCTCGAATGCTGGTTCTTCCGGTGTCCTTCCGGTCTCCGCGCCAGCCAATCCGGCCGCTCCGGCCGAACACGTCAACGTGGTGAGAACGAACCCGATCACGCCGGCCGTCGCGGCGGCTCCCGCGCAGCCGAACCCGGCTGCCGCGGCTCCTTCCCCGGCCGCCGCACAGGCTCCGGCACCCGTCGCTCCGGTTCAGGCCTCTGCACCGGCATCGAAGGCTCCGGTACCGATCGCCCGCCCGGCTGAGCAGCCGGTCAATGTGGTCGCTGCCGTCACGGATCAGGGCAATGTCCGCGCTCCCGGCCAGCAGACAGCCGCTGCTCCGGCGTCCGCATCGAACCAGGTCGCTTCGCTGGGACCTGGGGACTACGTGATCCAGATCGCCTCGCTGCCGTCGCAGGCGGAAGCCCAGAAGTCCTATCAGAGCCTGTCGGCAAAGTTCGGCAGCGTCATCGGTGGCCGTGGCGTCGATATCAAACCCGCCGAGATCGCCGGCAAGGGCACATTCTACCGCGTCCGTATTCCGGCAGGCGGCAAGAATGAGGCCGTGGCGCTCTGCGAACGGTATCGCGCCGCTGGCGGAACCTGCCTGGTCGGCCGGTAA
- the scpB gene encoding SMC-Scp complex subunit ScpB encodes MPIADEEEAEPSSFSLVEVERIAEALVFASSEPVSEAFLAERLPRGTNVNAVMQRLAEVYAPRGVNLIRTGDRWAFRTAADLSFVIHKDGNETKKLSRAALEVLAIIAYHQPVTRAEIEEIRGVQTSRGTLDVLMEAGWVRFRGRRRTPGRPVTLATTPDFLDHFGLEELRDLPGLEELKGAGLLSGRIPPGFAIPIPLNVDDLSEDEDPITQLDLEELGLLTPGGDAEE; translated from the coding sequence CTGCCTATCGCTGACGAAGAGGAGGCCGAACCCTCATCTTTTTCACTGGTGGAGGTCGAGCGGATCGCAGAAGCACTGGTTTTCGCCTCGTCCGAGCCGGTCTCGGAAGCGTTTCTGGCCGAACGCCTGCCGCGAGGCACCAATGTGAATGCCGTGATGCAGCGGCTGGCGGAGGTCTATGCGCCGCGTGGCGTCAATCTGATCCGGACCGGCGACCGCTGGGCCTTCCGTACCGCTGCCGATCTCTCCTTCGTCATCCACAAGGACGGCAATGAGACGAAGAAGCTGTCGCGCGCGGCGCTCGAGGTGCTGGCCATCATCGCCTATCACCAGCCGGTCACCCGCGCCGAGATCGAGGAGATCCGCGGCGTCCAGACCTCCAGGGGAACGCTCGACGTGCTGATGGAAGCTGGCTGGGTTCGCTTTCGAGGCCGCCGCCGAACTCCGGGACGGCCGGTCACGCTCGCCACGACACCTGATTTCCTTGATCATTTCGGCCTGGAGGAACTGCGTGATTTGCCCGGTCTCGAAGAATTGAAGGGCGCAGGCCTGCTTTCCGGTCGCATCCCGCCGGGCTTTGCGATACCCATCCCGCTGAATGTCGACGATCTTTCCGAGGACGAGGACCCGATCACGCAACTCGACCTCGAGGAACTCGGCCTGTTGACGCCGGGCGGTGATGCAGAGGAATGA
- the argS gene encoding arginine--tRNA ligase has product MNLFADFETRIKNALESLDIIKEKRSELDFGRIAVEPPRDQSHGDVATNAAMVLAKPLGTNPRALADIIAEALRSDADVSEVSVAGPGFINIRLGAPYWQRLLASMIAEGTDYGRSTIGADKKANVEYVSANPTGPMHVGHCRGAVVGDALANLMEFAGYDVAKEYYINDAGSQIDVLARSVFLRYREALGETIGEIPSGLYPGDYLVPVGQALAEEYGSRLHNMPEDAWMPIVKDKAIDSMMALIRDDLEALNVHHDVFYSERTLHANGAQRIRQAINDLTFKGHVYKGTLPPPKGQLPEDWEDREQTLFRSTEVGDDIDRPLIKSDGSYTYFAADVAYFKDKFDRGYDEMIYVLGADHGGYVKRLEAVARAVSGGKAKLTVLLCQLVKLYRNGEPVKMSKRSGNFVTLREVVDEVGRDAVRFMMLYRKSSEPLDFDFAKVTEQSKDNPVFYVQYAHARCSSVFRQAKEAFPGLDFDSLDLKGSSSLINDPNEMQLVAKLAEYPRIIEAAAQAQEPHRLAFYLYDLASFFHAHWNKGKEQPELRFVNDKNRELSIARLGLVHAVASVLKSGLGITGTAAPEEMR; this is encoded by the coding sequence ATGAATCTTTTTGCCGACTTCGAAACAAGAATTAAGAACGCTTTGGAAAGCCTTGATATTATCAAGGAAAAGCGAAGTGAGCTTGATTTCGGCCGTATCGCAGTCGAGCCGCCGCGGGACCAGAGCCACGGCGATGTGGCGACCAATGCCGCCATGGTTCTGGCAAAACCGCTTGGCACCAATCCGCGTGCGCTCGCCGATATCATCGCCGAAGCGCTGCGTTCGGATGCCGATGTCAGCGAAGTTTCCGTGGCCGGTCCCGGCTTCATCAATATCCGGCTCGGTGCTCCCTACTGGCAGCGCCTGCTCGCCTCGATGATTGCCGAGGGCACGGATTACGGCCGCTCGACGATCGGCGCCGATAAGAAGGCGAATGTCGAATACGTCTCGGCCAACCCGACGGGCCCGATGCATGTCGGCCATTGCCGTGGTGCTGTCGTGGGCGATGCGCTGGCGAACCTGATGGAATTTGCCGGCTACGACGTGGCCAAGGAATACTACATCAACGATGCCGGCAGCCAGATCGATGTTCTGGCCCGTTCGGTCTTCCTGCGTTACCGCGAGGCTCTCGGTGAGACGATCGGTGAGATTCCCTCAGGCCTTTATCCGGGCGATTACCTCGTGCCGGTCGGGCAGGCCCTGGCGGAGGAATACGGTTCGCGGCTGCACAACATGCCGGAAGACGCCTGGATGCCGATCGTCAAGGACAAGGCGATCGACTCGATGATGGCGCTGATCCGCGACGATCTCGAAGCGCTCAACGTCCATCACGACGTCTTTTATTCGGAACGGACCTTGCATGCCAATGGCGCGCAGCGCATCCGCCAGGCGATCAACGACCTCACGTTCAAGGGGCACGTCTACAAGGGCACGCTGCCACCGCCGAAGGGCCAGTTGCCGGAAGACTGGGAGGATCGCGAGCAGACGCTGTTCCGCTCCACCGAGGTGGGCGACGATATAGACCGGCCGCTGATCAAGTCGGACGGCAGCTATACTTACTTTGCAGCCGACGTTGCCTATTTCAAGGACAAGTTCGACCGTGGTTACGACGAGATGATCTATGTGCTCGGCGCCGATCACGGCGGCTATGTCAAGCGCCTGGAAGCCGTCGCGCGTGCCGTCTCCGGCGGCAAGGCGAAGCTCACCGTGCTTCTCTGCCAGCTCGTCAAGCTGTACCGCAATGGCGAGCCGGTGAAGATGTCGAAGCGTTCCGGCAACTTCGTGACCCTTCGCGAAGTGGTCGACGAGGTCGGCCGCGACGCGGTGCGCTTCATGATGCTCTACAGGAAGAGTTCCGAGCCGCTCGATTTCGACTTCGCCAAGGTGACCGAGCAGTCGAAGGACAATCCGGTCTTCTACGTGCAGTACGCCCATGCGCGCTGCTCGTCGGTGTTCCGGCAGGCAAAGGAAGCGTTTCCGGGTCTCGATTTCGATTCGCTAGACCTAAAAGGTTCGAGCAGCCTGATCAACGATCCGAACGAGATGCAGCTGGTTGCCAAACTTGCGGAATACCCCAGGATCATTGAGGCTGCGGCCCAGGCGCAGGAGCCTCATCGGCTTGCTTTTTACCTCTATGATCTGGCAAGTTTCTTCCATGCGCATTGGAATAAGGGTAAAGAACAACCGGAATTACGCTTTGTTAACGATAAAAACCGAGAATTGAGTATTGCCAGGCTTGGGCTGGTGCATGCTGTCGCCTCTGTTTTGAAGTCAGGACTTGGGATCACGGGCACTGCGGCACCGGAAGAAATGCGGTAA
- the exoR gene encoding exopolysaccharide production regulator ExoR, with protein sequence MRVLLLGASLALILAGSAAAFDIKSGVTKESGPFDLFKFGFKAYKNGQKEDAVEAYRYAAEKGHTGSRWALANMYAYGDGVAKDDFEAFKIYNEIAAQGVEPGSEDTGFFVNALLSLANYYRRGIPGSPIKPDLSQARQLYFQAASTFGVAEAQFQLARMILAGEGGTANIQQAKKWLNQARKSGHAGAMSVFGNVLFQEGQTVRGLAFMTAALDKCTAKECVWMQQLQEQAFSVVGEEDRRGAVALSQEFARGVE encoded by the coding sequence ATGAGAGTATTGCTTCTTGGAGCGTCGCTCGCCTTGATTTTGGCGGGATCGGCTGCGGCCTTCGATATCAAGTCGGGCGTGACGAAGGAGTCCGGTCCCTTCGATCTCTTCAAGTTCGGCTTCAAGGCTTATAAGAACGGCCAGAAGGAAGATGCGGTCGAAGCCTATCGTTATGCCGCCGAGAAAGGCCACACCGGCTCGCGCTGGGCGCTTGCCAATATGTATGCCTATGGCGACGGCGTCGCGAAGGACGATTTCGAGGCCTTCAAGATCTATAACGAGATCGCCGCGCAAGGCGTCGAACCCGGTTCGGAAGATACCGGCTTCTTCGTCAACGCGCTTCTGTCGCTGGCCAACTATTATCGCCGCGGCATTCCCGGCAGCCCGATCAAGCCGGATCTTTCACAGGCACGGCAACTTTATTTCCAGGCGGCATCCACATTCGGCGTGGCGGAGGCACAGTTCCAACTCGCCCGGATGATTCTCGCAGGCGAGGGCGGTACCGCCAATATCCAGCAGGCGAAGAAATGGCTGAACCAGGCCCGCAAGAGCGGCCATGCGGGCGCCATGTCGGTTTTCGGCAATGTCCTCTTCCAGGAAGGCCAGACGGTGCGGGGGCTCGCCTTCATGACGGCGGCACTCGACAAATGTACCGCCAAGGAATGTGTCTGGATGCAGCAATTGCAGGAGCAGGCATTTTCGGTCGTCGGCGAAGAGGATCGCCGCGGCGCGGTTGCCCTGTCGCAAGAATTTGCCCGAGGCGTCGAATAA
- a CDS encoding segregation and condensation protein A: MAINTSQDAIPMDKLWQDAGANRATDDPALVIDVGGFEGPLDLLLHLARTQKVDLARISVLALAEQYLLFIDSARRVRIELAADYLVMAAWLAYLKSKLLIPQQVKGDDGPSGEELAATLAFRLKRLEAMREAATRLVNRNRLGRDVFARGAPEHIPHNVESAYDATLYDLLAAYANLRQRTAVTQVTIERRKVWSLVDARELLTRMLGEVADWTALQHYLLPYLAPEDRVTATASAFAASLELVREGKLEIRQDGAFQPIYLRKGPGPHQPASPQPVTGGVVDAAG, encoded by the coding sequence ATGGCCATAAATACATCGCAGGACGCCATTCCAATGGACAAGCTCTGGCAGGATGCCGGCGCCAACCGCGCGACCGACGATCCGGCGCTGGTGATCGACGTCGGTGGCTTCGAAGGTCCGCTCGACCTGCTGCTTCACCTTGCCCGCACCCAGAAAGTCGATCTCGCCCGCATCTCTGTCCTGGCGCTTGCTGAACAATATCTCCTGTTCATCGATAGCGCCCGTCGGGTCCGCATCGAGCTTGCAGCCGACTACCTGGTCATGGCCGCCTGGCTTGCCTACCTGAAGTCCAAACTTCTGATCCCGCAGCAGGTCAAAGGCGACGACGGCCCGAGCGGCGAGGAACTGGCCGCCACGCTCGCCTTCCGCCTGAAGCGACTGGAGGCGATGCGGGAGGCAGCGACCCGGCTGGTCAACCGCAACCGGCTTGGCCGCGACGTGTTTGCCCGCGGCGCGCCGGAACATATCCCGCACAATGTCGAATCCGCCTATGACGCGACGCTTTATGACCTGCTTGCGGCCTATGCCAACCTGCGCCAGCGCACCGCCGTCACCCAAGTGACAATCGAAAGGCGCAAGGTCTGGTCGCTGGTCGATGCCCGCGAGCTCTTGACCCGCATGCTTGGCGAGGTCGCCGACTGGACGGCGCTGCAGCACTATCTCCTGCCATATCTTGCGCCGGAGGATCGTGTCACGGCGACCGCCAGCGCCTTTGCCGCTTCGCTGGAACTGGTGCGCGAAGGCAAGCTCGAAATCCGCCAGGACGGCGCTTTCCAGCCGATCTATTTGCGCAAGGGGCCTGGGCCGCATCAGCCGGCTTCGCCGCAACCCGTCACGGGAGGCGTTGTTGACGCCGCAGGATGA
- the nagZ gene encoding beta-N-acetylhexosaminidase, translating to MSESKAMILGSSGPTLTADEVALYRDERPWGFILFARNCVEPAQITDLVASMRDAIGRPDAPVLIDQEGGRVQRIRPPMIERYPSAAVLGELYRQDRDKGLRATWLMSRLHAFDLLKFGINVDCLPVLDVPIEGASNVIGDRAYGFDPKTVAEMGQAAADGLKAGGMLPVMKHIPGHGRGMADSHHELPVVTVSRAELEAHDFLPFVAMKNELMAMSAHIVFTAIDPDEPATISRKVIDEIIRGHIGFDGLLMSDDTSMNALKGTIGERAARIVGGGCDIVLHCNGVMDEMKAVVKEAIPLGGEALRRARAVEAAFGAGDGLSEDAIRAEFHGLLAVS from the coding sequence ATGAGCGAATCAAAAGCAATGATCCTGGGCTCCAGCGGCCCGACCCTCACCGCCGACGAAGTGGCGCTTTACCGGGATGAACGGCCCTGGGGCTTCATCCTCTTTGCCCGCAATTGCGTCGAACCGGCGCAGATCACCGATCTCGTCGCATCCATGCGCGATGCCATCGGCCGGCCGGATGCGCCGGTGCTGATCGACCAGGAGGGAGGGCGCGTTCAGCGCATCCGTCCACCGATGATCGAGCGTTATCCATCGGCTGCGGTGCTTGGCGAACTCTACAGGCAGGATCGCGATAAGGGGCTGAGGGCAACTTGGCTGATGTCGCGTCTGCATGCTTTCGATCTCCTGAAATTCGGCATCAACGTCGATTGCCTGCCGGTGCTCGACGTGCCGATCGAAGGGGCGAGCAACGTCATCGGCGATCGCGCCTATGGTTTCGATCCGAAGACGGTTGCGGAAATGGGGCAGGCTGCCGCTGACGGTCTGAAGGCGGGCGGCATGCTGCCGGTCATGAAGCACATCCCGGGCCATGGCCGCGGCATGGCCGACAGCCATCACGAACTGCCGGTGGTCACCGTGTCGCGCGCCGAGCTCGAAGCGCATGACTTCCTGCCCTTCGTTGCCATGAAGAACGAGTTGATGGCGATGAGCGCCCATATCGTCTTCACCGCCATCGACCCGGACGAGCCGGCGACCATTTCCCGCAAGGTGATCGACGAGATCATCCGCGGCCATATCGGTTTCGACGGGCTGCTGATGTCCGACGACACGTCGATGAATGCGCTGAAGGGCACGATAGGCGAGCGTGCGGCGAGAATCGTTGGGGGCGGATGCGATATTGTCTTGCATTGCAACGGTGTGATGGACGAAATGAAGGCTGTCGTGAAGGAAGCGATACCGCTTGGCGGCGAAGCCCTACGGCGGGCAAGGGCGGTGGAGGCAGCCTTCGGCGCGGGCGACGGCTTGAGCGAGGACGCGATCCGCGCGGAATTCCACGGTCTTCTCGCCGTCTCCTGA